ACAATTCAGCAAGCTTAGAAACAAATTCATCATAAATTGATTTTTCAAGTAGCAAGCGGCTGCGGGCACAGCAATCCTGACCTGCGTTTCCCAGCACGCTCCAAACCGCTCCGGGCAGCGCTTTCTCAAAGTCAGCATCCGCAAAAACGATGTTTGCAGATTTGCCCCCCAATTCTAAAGTAACTCGCTTAATGTCGTCCGCTGCTAATTTCATCACTTTGCGGCCAACCTCTGTGGAACCTGTGAATGAAATTTTTCGGACTAAAGGATGCTTGACAAGTGCTTCGCCCGCCACTTCACCCCTTCCCGGAACGATGTTCAGCACCCCTGCGGGGATACCCGCTTCCACGGCAAGTTCACCAAGGCGAAGGGCGGTTAAAGGGGTCTGCTCGGCAGGCTTGACCACAACCGTGTTGCCCATCGCCAATGCAGGTGCAATTTTCCAGGACGCAATCACAATTGGAAAATTCCAGGGTAAAATGAGTCCGCAAACGCCAATGGGCTCGCGGAAAGTCATGCTTACACCAGGAGCGGCAACTGGGATTGTTTGCCCACCTACTTTGTTGATGGCACCGGCATAATATTCGAAACAGTCTGCAGCGAGGTTAACCTCATCTCTGGCTTCACGAATTGGTTTCCCAACATTTTTCGTTTCTATGTCCGCAAGGTCCTTTACATTTTCCCGGATTAATTGAGAAAATTTTAATAATAAGCGAGTCCGCTCACGGCTATTGATACTACGCCAAGGTCCTTCAGCGAATGCGCGGTCTGAACTCCGCACCGCGATATCGATATCTTCTGAACGAGCGTCGGCTGCGTCGGCTAAAATCTCACCCGTTGCCGGATTAAAAACCTTAGAGGTGTGGCCTCTAAGTGAGGGAGTTTTTTTGCCA
This candidate division KSB1 bacterium DNA region includes the following protein-coding sequences:
- a CDS encoding aldehyde dehydrogenase, with the translated sequence MTRRNLFIDGKKTPSLRGHTSKVFNPATGEILADAADARSEDIDIAVRSSDRAFAEGPWRSINSRERTRLLLKFSQLIRENVKDLADIETKNVGKPIREARDEVNLAADCFEYYAGAINKVGGQTIPVAAPGVSMTFREPIGVCGLILPWNFPIVIASWKIAPALAMGNTVVVKPAEQTPLTALRLGELAVEAGIPAGVLNIVPGRGEVAGEALVKHPLVRKISFTGSTEVGRKVMKLAADDIKRVTLELGGKSANIVFADADFEKALPGAVWSVLGNAGQDCCARSRLLLEKSIYDEFVSKLAELFKQVRLGDPENEDTEMGSLISQKQHERVLNYVELGKNEGASLVCGGESPGEEEFKKGFFLKPTLFTDVKPEMRIAREEIFGPVLCAIPFETEEEAIAIANKSTYGLSGSIWTKDIERALRVARAIETGVISINTGHSVHLEAPFGGVKQSGVGRELGLAVLDHYSELKSVFIHTGG